From Cardiocondyla obscurior isolate alpha-2009 linkage group LG27, Cobs3.1, whole genome shotgun sequence:
ccaaaatgttacatatatagaaataaagaagatatttactttaatgaaatgaaataaaatgaataactGTCGTGTAGTTACTGTAAGtttaaataagtttaatataaaataattattttcaataaattttataagaacaatattaaaaatttaaatattattttttatttcgctgtaATTTTGATTTCTTGCCGAGAGGAATCATTTCCATCTCTTGTAAATTTCttctaaactttttataaaattctagTACAGTAGTATTAGCCCACACCTGTTGGctattaaattctaaaacaCGCAAACTTTGTAAGCTTTGAGCTCGTGAAAGCGCTACGTAAGACTGGCCGGCGTTAAATACTCGCGCCAAGCACATTTCTACACAGTCTAAAGTCAAGCCTTGGCTTTTATGAATCGAAAAAGCCCATGCTAGCTTTAAGGGAATTTGCTTTCGATATACAAACGCACCAGAACTAGTTTTGATAGTCCACTTTTCCATCTTCGCGTCGTACCGAGATCCATTTCTCAATTGAATTACTggtatatcatttttaaaatcaatcaCAACACCTCGAGCTCCGTTTACCAATCCACtattaagatttatatttttcagcaACATAACTTGCGCGCCGAGTTTAAGGATTAATTTGCCAGGTACAGTCAGTTGCTGATCTAATATAGAAGTCATAGAATTATCAGAATCTAACGCTGTAAATATCTTACTCTCACCTTTAAGTTCATTTAACTGAAATTCGTTAATTTCATCAGCTTCCTTTACATGCGAACATAATCTAGTTGCTAATACTCCGTTGCCTTCAATTTTTTGCTTTGctgtttcttttaaaatatttacgatatCGTCCGTAACTCTACCTATCCTAATactatttaatactttaataaacGCCTCGTCTTTCTGTCGATGGACGGTCTgcaattcaaaattaaaatgaacACATTTCTGCCAGGCCTCACTTTGGAAGCAAAACTTTGCCGTATCGTCGGTTTTAGATACGGGAGGTAGCTGAAAGAAGTCACCACACAGAATCAATTGTATTCCCCCAAAAGGTCTGTCCGTCCTACGCACGTGTCTCGCTACTTCCTCAATCTTATCAAAAAAGTCACTGTCTACCATAGAAATTTCGTCTATTACCAAGTGCTTTGTTTTCCTCCAAATTGAAACTGCAGATGGGCGAGAGGCCAACTGGATGCATCTCTCCTTGGTGCCAGTACCCAGACCAATGCCGGCAAACTGATGCAAAGTAATTCCACCTATGTGGCAGGCAGCTACTCCAGTGCTCGCTGTAGCCATTGTCACAGCTGGAGGTAGAGCTGAGATTATCTTCCTCAATAGAAATGACTTGCCGGTGCCCGCGCTGCCAGTAAAAAACACGTTCTTTCCGCTAAGCACCATATTTAGAACACATGCTTGTTCCTCGGTTAGCTCCCCCGACACAGGATTCTCGTACAGCTTCTTTGCCGCCGGTACTTTGGTTCCATCCTCGTGCACGTGTTTTCGCTTCTTCGCTAAACTCGGCGACGGAGTCGTGGCAGTGGCTCGTGACACAGCCATGGCTCTCTCCTTCGCTTTGTTGACTTCTGTGCTGGTAGCAGGACTAATTTCTTTGGTGCTACCTTGTTGCACATTTGAAACGAGTCTCTCCTGCAAAGGATTCTTAATTACCTTTTCCTCCTGGCCCGTCAGCTTGACGTATATGGTCTTCAAAAAATTGACCAGCTGAGAAGCTGGGGCATTCGACAAAAACAGTGTGCAGTTTTGTTCCTTAAACTTGATGGACGCTTTTCCTTCAGTCATGAACTTATTGAATACTGATATATTTCTAAGGGGCAGCTTCGTGAGTGCATTCGCTTTCTCGGCGCGCACTTCTACGAACATTTCGCGCTGGTTGTTCCGGATCAAGCGCAGCGACGCCGTCCTGTGGCTCGTCTTCCTCAGGATAGTTCCCTGTATGTTTAACCATTCTGCGATTACGGTGCAGGTTAACAAGCAGCCATCGGTATCCATGTCTCGCGCAAGTAAAATCGTCTTCCTAAACTTTAAACAACTAATAGCAATGCCACGTTTTTAGCGATAGACGCGATATTCCTTGAAATATTCGTAATCGGTCTTACCTTATACGTGGTGTTAACGCGGAGCGAGCAAACTAGAAAACGCGCGGTCTCCTAGTGCAGGATACGCAAcataataactaaaaaaataactaaaattcGCTGACCAATCACTTTCGAACTTTTAGATATAACCACAAAACAAATTCTTTCATTGGCGTTGCAAAAAAGGTATAATTTACGTCACATGTCCTGTGTATTTCGATAAATCTCGAAGATGATGTCATAGTTTGTTTAATCGCGTTTTGACGAAGCAGATAGTATATCAAAAAGAGCGCGAAGCCGACGGGAACCGGTCCAGTTGAAGATCACACTCCATTGTCGACGCGTAATACGGTAATAAGAACGCGCAAAAGCTGGTGTCGaattgacaattaaaataaattgaggTATAGATCCAACGAGATTTCTCACCATGGTGCTAATGCCGAAGGAGTCTGCGAAGCTGGTCGCCGGCTTGGCGAAAGACGTATTCATCGAGCAGGAAGGCGTGAAGAAACTTGCCCAGGCGATCCTCAACGGCTTGAAGACCGGTAAGATACGCGAAGGCAACTACTCGCAGATGAAATTTCACCCAAAACCTGACGATCCCAGGGCCGCGGATTGGATATTCGTCCTGGATACGTTGAACTTCTCTTTCTGGACGGAGACCGGCGCAAGTAAATGGAAGGTTAACGGTGAGACCGGCTACTTTGCATTCTGCGCCGCTGTCAGCCGGGCTATCGATCAAGGGAAGCCGATGTGGGACCCTAAATACTACTCGAAGATCACGCAGCAGGACGCCGAGACAATTttccgcggcgacggcgaggTCGGCATTCCCCTCATTCAAGAGAGAGTCAAGGCCTTGCGCGAAGCCGGGAAGGTCTTGGTCGACAAGTACAAGGGCACGTTCGCGGAGTGTATCAAGTCCTGCGAGAACTCTGCGGAGAAGCTGCTGCAGCTAATTGTCAGGGAGTTCGAGTCGTACCGGGACGAGGCCGACTACGAGGGGCACAGAATTTCTATCTACAAGAGGGCACAGATATTGATAAGCGATATCTGGGCATGCTTCGAGGGACGCGGCCTTGGCGAGTTTCACGACGTCGACAGCATCGCGATGTTCGCGGACTATCGGATCCCTCAGGTGCTCGTGCACTACGGCACCATGCGCTACAGCGACTCGCTGATGAGCAAACTGAAAGCGGACGAGCCGTTGAAACAAGGTAGCAGAGAGGAAGTCGAGATACGAGCGCTATCGATCGAAGCGGTCGAGCAGGTTTGCGAGGAGGTGCGGAGAATGATCGCAGCCGACTCGAAACTGGGCCTGAAGCCGTCGAACGTCAACGCGATCGTGATCGACCACTACCTGTGGGACTACCGGCGAGAGCACGCGCAAGAGCTAGAGTACATTCCGTTCCACAAAACGAGATCAATATACTACTAGAAGATCTGCGCCGGACGCAAGATATTACCTGTTGaacagaatattttattaacaaatgcCATAAAAAGCAAATGATTTATGTTCCTTTTCAgctttatattctatttttgtattatattaatgtatacaCAACGAGAAAAATGAATAAAGGGTAATATATATTGCAACTTGAAAACATTACTTAATGAAATTGATTAGATAATTACTGATAAGATATCAAGATATCATATATCACAACGTGGTATTACATAAGAACGAaataaagttgaaaagaaagaatcgGAAAGATAATTATGGACCATATAATGGTACGAATGTATTTTGATTAAGAgatatttatatcttaataGTGCTACTTACAAAATGAATCTGTTTAAGTaactgaattaatttattaaaaaattattcattatttaattattaaagcatTGAATTATgaaactataaaaattatcaatacactgtatactttttttcctttatactttttcattatattataattttacaattacagaaaatattttaatcattaaaaaaatgtcttataatttttttatatttgtataattgtcACTTCGAAAACTTTTCGAACTAATTGATACAGTTTAGGTTACATATTTTGGGATATAAagctaataaaaaatgtctatgtacatttttaaaattaatcaaatgaATTGTACCTCTTATCGTATCGTATCGCCAGTTTACAAAACTAAAACTTACATTTCGATACAAAAGTTGATGGAATGAGATTATGTAAGTAATTACATGAAACGCTACTTAAAAAATGGTTTAATGCGTCATATACAGAAAGATCAGAAGTTTGTTTCTAATATCAGAATGATGTTTTGTACCATATATGTGTCTAGTTATTAAAccttttatgttttattaagtTAAGCAGAATGTTTCTtgttattgtatttttaattctagtTTCACATATAGATGAAATTAAACCTGAAACATAAAGAAacgcaattttataatatataaaaatatatatatgaaaattaaaatcaactaaagcttataaaaaaaataaaatttgcactaattatattaaacttgTAATGTATCCcattaaattaacgtgcacGATATAaagttgatttttttaaagcatacCTGCACAGAGATTGTGGCAAAGATGAAATTATCGGACCGTACCCTTGCGAGTTGTCATACAATTCGAATAATGGCGCAGCGactaatttgtaattttttggTACAGCGAAAAgagctaaaaatataaaatatataaataacaaacCGATAGACActcatgaaaatttattaattgtttgaattattaaaaaaaaatttgttaaaatatttagatctATTATACCTTTCTCTTGCAACTGTACGAGAAATAGTCTTTTGTGTTCTTTCGGTTTTGTGATGTGTGGCGGCACGTACGGATACTGAGGGGGCTCAAAATTCGGACGCCACCAATTTCCAATTGTGTCTTCTATAACCCATTCCTGCTTCACTCCGTCTTGCCGTCCAAAAGTCTAGAAAGAAATCCCGTTTGCTGTTTAACGTTGCATTACATTGAGCTTCCGGTAAactatgaaaataaaatacattcttCTTCTGTCAGTCCACTAAGAACATGGttgcacatttattatatctcGAGACATTTAAGGCGGTCACTTAATAGCATCGATTCTAATAATATTCgagttaatatattaataatcgacGATTGACACGTAGCAATAAATCtctttaaaattgaaagctgATGTGGATATTCAAGAACACATGTACGTTTCCTTCTACCTGCAATGTTGAAATGAATACCTAATGATATAAAACCGTCACATGTGTATAAAATAGTTTAGCCAAGAATATCATAGAAATTACAAATCTCAAGTTCATTAATAGCTTTGCAATCAGACAATTgcaattgaatttttttaagcctGCTTATTGTGCCGatcaatatttcttaattacaataaaattctaaacCTTATTCGACGTAATAGATTCTctgcttataaattttttctttttttttttttttaattcgcgacgTTTATATACAGTCTTCTTGTCATTATTTTACATAGTTGCGTTTTATCTTGCCTTTTCCGTGTTTCTCTCTGTGCCAACACCATACATCATCAAATAAGAACAATGTTCTTAGCCAACCAGATACAATAACGTGCGAATATCTTTTCAACATCGAAGTGTCCGGGCATGCAGCACGCCAAaagtacaaaatattataagaataaaagagcGCAAGCCCCCGTGGAGCTACAGGCCCGGTTACATAAGTTCTACAAGATGTTTTGCAGGGTTTACAATAATAATGATGTTTATAGACAATGTTACAATCTAACGATATAAAAGTGCCACTCCTAGCCAGCCTGTAAGGCAGCGTAAGGCGTCGTGCTAACTGTTACCTCTGTAAGGAGCCGTTTTAGGCCCTCTACCTCATCTTCTCCTGTATTGAGTTCTCCGCCaggcctaaaaaaaaaaaaaagaaattaatttcataagaCTCGATATCCTGCCATTAAGTAAcataaactttttaaagtaTCAAAAACTTACAATTTAAAGAATGTTGTGCCAAGCTGCAGAAGAAGAACATGTGGCAGCCCATGTTCGTGCACCAGTAAGACGCCTTCTACGCTTCTCCGCATGCCGATCTTGTCGAATTCATCTCTCATGCGCTGAAACCTTGCTGGTACTGACGGATCTTTCTCGAAGAGTGGCTCTTTTGTTCCAAATGTATAGTTTGTCAAAGGATATCTATGATAAATGAGTTGTATTCTTTTGTTAGGCTCCTGTACATGCTTAACTTAATCCATCAGTAATTAAATCCAGTTTCTTCAAATACAGCTTGACGtgatattacaatatttacaagaaataatataaagatgcacagtataacaattaaaatttttttctcgctattttaatattttaatatcggcAGTGCTTGTGCCTTTGTAATTTAAGCAATGAGCATATTgatattgatatttaaattatgaaaagaattacttttattatcaaagagctttttatattatagttGCTCTTTGTTAATTTGATTAACAAAGAGATACAATTTATTGTATCTCtctgttaataaatatacaacagatacatataattttaaaattaaaaaaaaaaaactaattttttttgttttaaattttaacgaaacgATTTTTCAAtcttctttctatttttttcttactgtATAATAGTAGCTTATTTGTCATAAAAATCGCTGTACGTTCAGCTTTTACACATACGCATGTATAAAACATATGATTAAAGAAATGCATTCACATTAAACGTCCgatataatcaaattaaatataaataacgggCAAACATAATTTTGTTACCTATGACATTACAATCATATtgcacaaataaatatttcaataaatattcaataaataatacaaatatttcatcatattcttaaaattctattattactTCAAACTTATAcaattaatactaatttctgaccgtttaataaaattattcaaattcgtttctctttaaactttaatctcattaaatgatttaatataTCAATTGTATAAATGACACGTATTGCAAAATATGTAATACTCATTTAAGGATAGAGTATTGAAAGCTTTCAAGAATACAGTAAGAGTATTAGCCattaatatatgataaatACATGCAAAAGTCTGCATGATGCCGATATACATGGACATACAAATATATGTTCtgcaacattttataatacaaagaTGCTGCAAATGTACATATTATAATCACAAACGCGAATAATCATTTATATGATCTTATGCATAAATCTTGCATACAGTTTGTTTTAAGAAGATTTACTCTGCCTTCTCATAACAAACCAGAATAATCgcaatatttgtattatattaaatactatcttaaaatgtaatataatataactaggtatatatagtatatgtatatatatagatataatgGTCTATTTCGTACAACGTTGTACGtgtacatataatacatacaGATGTAGTCTATCTTACATGAAATGGAAAAGTGAAATCATGAGTAAAACATATACAGGCTCTCCTGGCGAGCGCACAAacttagaaaataatacagcCCTTGGGGTCGTTCAATCTGTGAAATCTTAAGCGTTCTACAAGTTGCatttcaacaataaaaaaaaaaaaataaaaattggaaaacaAAAGAGACGTCATAAAGCCTTCTCCTCATACGCATATCGAGAATCAACGACCGACTCCTTTGAGCCACTAATGCGAAGGACGACTCAGGGGGAGAATAGGTTTTCGAGACATTGCGGAGAGGAAGTGATGCTCAAAAGGCGTATGCAGGCGAGTCAAGTGCTACTGAAACCACTCGTGATATAAATTCGTCTGCAACGCTACAGGTCCAGACTCGAGAATCTCAAGCAAGCGGTATCGTCAAAGGTCGTGGTCGATATTTCCTCACCAAAGACAAGCATCTTCGTTAAAGAATCGCAGTGTTAACGACGTGCGCGAAGAACGGCGGATACAATTGCTTAAAATTCCAAGAGTTTCAAGGGGAAAGGATAGGCCGACTGTTCGTCACGATAGGAGACAGAGAGCGAGAGGGTTTgctccgattttttttttctcctttcgttCTCTTTTAGAAGTGATATTTCGAGTGCTAGCAGCGTCCGCCGAGACCGGCGTCGTGGCCGTAGCTTTCTACAGAAGAGAGACGGTCAGAGAGAATTACAGTTAACGAGTTACGATTAGATCTGGattcgcgcgtcgcgtcgcgtaaCTTACAGGTTGACGGTTCTGTTGATGGTCACCGATTGATTCTGCACGACCTTCCCCTCAAAAGAACTGTTGCTCGCCCTGCGCGGCCATCCGCTGCCCTTCACC
This genomic window contains:
- the Cpsf5 gene encoding cleavage and polyadenylation specificity factor subunit 5, with the protein product MAMATSQVKGSGWPRRASNSSFEGKVVQNQSVTINRTVNLYPLTNYTFGTKEPLFEKDPSVPARFQRMRDEFDKIGMRRSVEGVLLVHEHGLPHVLLLQLGTTFFKLPGGELNTGEDEVEGLKRLLTETFGRQDGVKQEWVIEDTIGNWWRPNFEPPQYPYVPPHITKPKEHKRLFLVQLQEKALFAVPKNYKLVAAPLFELYDNSQGYGPIISSLPQSLCRFNFIYM
- the Pif1 gene encoding ATP-dependent DNA helicase PIF1, with the protein product MDTDGCLLTCTVIAEWLNIQGTILRKTSHRTASLRLIRNNQREMFVEVRAEKANALTKLPLRNISVFNKFMTEGKASIKFKEQNCTLFLSNAPASQLVNFLKTIYVKLTGQEEKVIKNPLQERLVSNVQQGSTKEISPATSTEVNKAKERAMAVSRATATTPSPSLAKKRKHVHEDGTKVPAAKKLYENPVSGELTEEQACVLNMVLSGKNVFFTGSAGTGKSFLLRKIISALPPAVTMATASTGVAACHIGGITLHQFAGIGLGTGTKERCIQLASRPSAVSIWRKTKHLVIDEISMVDSDFFDKIEEVARHVRRTDRPFGGIQLILCGDFFQLPPVSKTDDTAKFCFQSEAWQKCVHFNFELQTVHRQKDEAFIKVLNSIRIGRVTDDIVNILKETAKQKIEGNGVLATRLCSHVKEADEINEFQLNELKGESKIFTALDSDNSMTSILDQQLTVPGKLILKLGAQVMLLKNINLNSGLVNGARGVVIDFKNDIPVIQLRNGSRYDAKMEKWTIKTSSGAFVYRKQIPLKLAWAFSIHKSQGLTLDCVEMCLARVFNAGQSYVALSRAQSLQSLRVLEFNSQQVWANTTVLEFYKKFRRNLQEMEMIPLGKKSKLQRNKK
- the LOC139112252 gene encoding queuosine 5'-phosphate N-glycosylase/hydrolase — translated: MVLMPKESAKLVAGLAKDVFIEQEGVKKLAQAILNGLKTGKIREGNYSQMKFHPKPDDPRAADWIFVLDTLNFSFWTETGASKWKVNGETGYFAFCAAVSRAIDQGKPMWDPKYYSKITQQDAETIFRGDGEVGIPLIQERVKALREAGKVLVDKYKGTFAECIKSCENSAEKLLQLIVREFESYRDEADYEGHRISIYKRAQILISDIWACFEGRGLGEFHDVDSIAMFADYRIPQVLVHYGTMRYSDSLMSKLKADEPLKQGSREEVEIRALSIEAVEQVCEEVRRMIAADSKLGLKPSNVNAIVIDHYLWDYRREHAQELEYIPFHKTRSIYY